In the genome of Thermodesulfobacteriota bacterium, the window GTTCAAAAGGCCCTTTTTTACAACTTTATCCTTATCCTTCAAAAAGGGTGGTTGAGTAATGAATGTAGAAAGCCTTAAAGGGTTAGTGGTTATTTTGCCGACACCATTTACCGATGACGGTAAAATCGACGAAAATAGTTTAAAGAAACTGGTCAGAGCCGCCATTGACAAAAAGCTTGATGGTGTTGTCGTTCTGGGAAGTAATGCCGAGTTTCCCTATCTGCGTTTTGAAGAAAAAATACAGGTTATGGAAATTGCCGCTTCAGCAGCAAACGGAGAAATCCCTGTTATTGGGACGGCATCGGCCTGGAGTACAGACCAGGCAATTGATCTTGCAAAAGAGGCAAAGAAAGCAGGATGCGACGCGCTTATGGCGGCTTTACCCGTTTATTTCAACCTTGACTTGAAAAGTGTTGTGCATCATTTTAAATCCCTCACCAAAGCAATGGACCTGCCCGTCTACTACTACCATTTTCCTGATGTAACCGGTTTGAAAATACGGCCAAAAGACCTTGCCCGTATTGCGGAAATCGATGGCATTATCGGAGCAAAACTTACCGTTATAAACCGCCCGTTTTTAAAGAAAACGATCGAAGCCACACGGCCTTATGACTGGAAAGTGTTTACCGGGACATCATTGCTTCTTTATGACTGTCTGGCGTTTGGCGGTGCCGGTGTGTTTTGTCCGATACCGCTTGTAGGGACTGAGGATGTCAGGATGTTATGGGATGCTTTTTCCGCGGGTGATCATAAAAAAGCAAAACAGATTCAGAAGAAACTGCTCAAAACGATCCCCCTGTTCACAGGTTCTTCACTACCACCTGCACTTTTATCACTCGGCTTTCAGTTTATGGTTCGACTGCCCTTGTTATCGGGCAAAAGGCCTTTTGGCACTCACAGGTTATTGAAAGAAATTTTAAGAGCGCAGGGATATCTGGCGAACAACAAAGTGAGAAGGCCCCATATTGAAGTAAGTCAGGCAGAGCAAAAGCTTGTTGAAAAGACACTGGCTTCATTCGGGTGGATATAGAAAAGTCGTTTATGGAATTGGCGATAATTTTTCAATATAATCAGAATTTAATTTATTAATGTCATTACACCCGATCAATGCCATTACCCGTTCCATTTCATCTTTCAAAATAGAAAGCGCCCTGTCTACCCCTTTTTCGCCCCCGGCTGCCAATCCATATAAATAGGCCCGGCCAATCATACAGGCATCGGCGCCCAGGGCGATCGCTTTAATAATATCGGAGCCTCTTGTAA includes:
- a CDS encoding alpha-hydroxy acid oxidase, which produces MGACSIKKNGAWEVGRSNNFDETDGRQLDGAPTALELLPKVKDAVKDQLEILIDGGITRGSDIIKAIALGADACMIGRAYLYGLAAGGEKGVDRALSILKDEMERVMALIGCNDINKLNSDYIEKLSPIP
- a CDS encoding dihydrodipicolinate synthase family protein; the encoded protein is MNVESLKGLVVILPTPFTDDGKIDENSLKKLVRAAIDKKLDGVVVLGSNAEFPYLRFEEKIQVMEIAASAANGEIPVIGTASAWSTDQAIDLAKEAKKAGCDALMAALPVYFNLDLKSVVHHFKSLTKAMDLPVYYYHFPDVTGLKIRPKDLARIAEIDGIIGAKLTVINRPFLKKTIEATRPYDWKVFTGTSLLLYDCLAFGGAGVFCPIPLVGTEDVRMLWDAFSAGDHKKAKQIQKKLLKTIPLFTGSSLPPALLSLGFQFMVRLPLLSGKRPFGTHRLLKEILRAQGYLANNKVRRPHIEVSQAEQKLVEKTLASFGWI